A window of Eubacteriaceae bacterium ES3 contains these coding sequences:
- a CDS encoding aminotransferase class I/II-fold pyridoxal phosphate-dependent enzyme gives MISRRVRNCGESIKKNLLDKAQTIRNNGNKVFSFESDGFELPQKSGGLNDILANELSDNSEGVFQTDDLRLLLTEKLRVDQGLDYGSEQILIGQNGDMNFLMLMQVILNPGEEVLISKPHREHYPDLVKLAGGLPRLIETGVDNENKLSIRDLENAVSTKTKAVVINASMGICGGNYSISELLELADFFVRSKLIVVWDEMDNEFNYNSRQILNIASINQKIKNLSVLMLGHTIQMHSDSHSYLAANKTIINEIRKIGSYFNPSVFIDNYEIHINKKSTTNDIKELLKARRNFIIDQLSPCSNIDLVVPAGGYYIYIDISEVLKHKKNGNHSDYSIGFCDALLNRENTLVMPGEINGLKMIIRLSYLASEEDILTGCERLISFISKY, from the coding sequence ATGATTTCCAGACGTGTTAGAAACTGCGGAGAGTCAATTAAAAAAAATTTGCTTGATAAGGCACAGACAATTAGAAATAATGGAAATAAAGTATTCAGTTTCGAGTCGGACGGATTTGAACTGCCGCAAAAATCCGGTGGCCTGAATGACATTTTAGCTAATGAATTATCAGATAACAGTGAAGGCGTCTTTCAGACGGATGATCTGCGTCTACTGCTTACTGAAAAGCTTCGAGTTGATCAAGGATTAGACTATGGTTCTGAACAGATACTGATTGGTCAAAATGGTGATATGAATTTTTTGATGCTGATGCAGGTAATCCTTAATCCTGGAGAGGAAGTGTTGATTTCAAAGCCGCATCGCGAGCATTATCCTGATCTCGTTAAACTTGCAGGTGGTCTACCGCGTTTAATTGAAACTGGTGTAGACAACGAAAATAAACTTTCAATCCGTGATTTAGAGAACGCAGTATCGACTAAAACGAAAGCTGTCGTAATCAATGCATCAATGGGGATCTGTGGTGGGAATTATTCCATTAGTGAACTACTTGAATTGGCTGATTTTTTTGTTAGAAGCAAGCTCATTGTTGTATGGGACGAAATGGATAACGAGTTCAACTATAATTCCCGACAGATTTTAAATATTGCTTCAATCAATCAGAAAATTAAAAATCTATCTGTTTTAATGCTTGGACATACAATTCAGATGCATTCTGATTCACATAGTTATCTTGCTGCCAATAAAACGATTATCAATGAAATTAGAAAAATAGGTTCCTATTTCAATCCTTCTGTGTTCATTGATAACTATGAAATACATATCAACAAAAAATCTACAACCAACGATATCAAAGAGTTATTAAAAGCAAGAAGAAACTTTATTATTGATCAACTCAGTCCATGTTCAAATATAGATTTGGTTGTTCCGGCAGGCGGATATTATATTTATATTGACATTTCTGAAGTACTTAAGCATAAAAAAAACGGTAATCATTCAGATTATAGTATCGGTTTTTGTGATGCTCTATTAAACCGCGAAAATACATTGGTTATGCCTGGTGAAATAAATGGTTTGAAAATGATTATCAGGCTGTCCTATCTTGCTTCAGAAGAAGATATTTTGACAGGATGTGAGCGACTCATAA
- a CDS encoding TIGR00282 family metallophosphoesterase, translating to MNILILGDVYGRPGRSLLKNRLNDLINEYNIDFTVVNGENASGGNGLTTKNARELLALSIDAMTMGNHVWQHKDLLLSIDQFEPIVRPLNYPEPCPGKGIGFYQCNGKKIAVINLSGQIYMPSLNCPFNTIKPLMESIKDQADIIIVDFHAEATSEKIAMGYFLDGWATVVYGTHTHVQTADGRLLENQTAYITDVGMTGPIDGVIGVEKEIILETMLNKRPKRFETANGAVQVNGIVVSIDHETNLAKSIQRVYKVFETV from the coding sequence ATGAATATATTAATATTGGGAGACGTTTATGGTCGACCGGGACGGAGTCTCTTAAAAAACCGGTTGAATGATTTAATTAATGAATACAATATTGATTTCACTGTCGTAAATGGCGAAAATGCTTCTGGAGGAAATGGTTTAACTACCAAGAATGCAAGAGAATTACTTGCCCTTTCGATTGATGCAATGACGATGGGAAATCATGTCTGGCAGCATAAAGATCTGCTTTTGTCGATTGATCAGTTTGAGCCGATCGTCAGGCCTTTGAATTATCCTGAACCCTGTCCTGGAAAAGGGATAGGTTTTTATCAGTGTAATGGTAAAAAAATTGCTGTCATTAATTTGTCGGGACAAATATATATGCCTAGCTTAAATTGTCCCTTCAATACAATAAAACCACTGATGGAGTCAATAAAAGATCAGGCTGATATAATAATTGTAGATTTTCATGCCGAAGCGACCTCAGAAAAAATTGCCATGGGATATTTTCTCGATGGCTGGGCCACCGTTGTCTATGGCACGCATACCCATGTTCAAACGGCTGACGGGCGATTGTTGGAAAATCAGACTGCCTATATTACTGATGTAGGGATGACGGGACCAATTGATGGCGTAATTGGAGTTGAAAAAGAGATTATTCTTGAAACGATGCTGAATAAACGACCTAAGCGATTTGAAACAGCTAATGGAGCAGTTCAGGTCAACGGAATAGTGGTATCAATTGATCATGAAACAAATCTTGCAAAATCGATTCAGCGTGTTTATAAGGTTTTTGAAACGGTATAA
- the rny gene encoding ribonuclease Y translates to MNRYKEVNTIDIVVIGLIVGIIAAFFIGYLVRKNIAEGKVRNAEETATKIVNDAVKEGETLKKEILFDAKEETLRLKESQENDNRERRSELQKFENRLIQKEENLEKKSQSLEKNEETLSRRNKDLDKKQEKLDILYEDQVKELERISGLTFDEARVILLEDIKKETRHEAALMVRQIEAETKAVADKKAKELIAQSIQRCAADHVAEQTITVVNLPNDEMKGRIIGREGRNIRTLETLTGIDLIIDDTPEAVILSGFDPIRREIARLSLEKLIIDGRIHPARIEEMVKKSQKEVDAHIKEVGEQACFDTGIHGLHPEIIKLLGRLKYRTSYGQNVLKHSIEVSHLAGIMAAELDANIKVAKRAGLLHDIGKAIDHEVEGPHVEIGVNLLKKYKENKNVIHAVEAHHGDVEARTIEAVLVQSADAISAARPGARRETLVSYIQRLQELETIATSFEGVEKSYAIQAGREVRIMVKPDQVNDDEMILLSRDIAKKIEAEMEYPGNIKVNLIRETRASDFAK, encoded by the coding sequence ATGAATCGATATAAGGAGGTGAATACTATCGACATTGTAGTAATAGGCTTAATTGTCGGGATTATTGCAGCTTTCTTCATTGGTTACCTGGTTAGAAAAAATATTGCCGAAGGTAAGGTGAGGAATGCAGAGGAAACTGCAACAAAAATTGTTAATGATGCCGTCAAAGAAGGTGAAACATTAAAGAAGGAAATTCTTTTTGATGCAAAAGAAGAAACATTGCGTTTAAAAGAGTCTCAGGAAAATGATAATCGGGAACGCCGATCTGAATTACAGAAGTTTGAAAACCGGTTGATCCAAAAAGAAGAAAATCTGGAAAAGAAATCACAAAGTCTTGAAAAAAATGAAGAGACTTTGTCCAGGAGAAACAAAGACCTGGATAAAAAGCAGGAAAAACTGGATATTTTATACGAAGATCAAGTCAAAGAACTTGAACGTATTTCAGGACTGACCTTTGATGAAGCACGGGTTATTCTATTGGAAGATATTAAAAAAGAGACACGCCATGAAGCGGCTCTGATGGTTAGACAAATTGAAGCTGAAACCAAAGCGGTTGCTGATAAAAAGGCTAAAGAACTGATTGCCCAGTCCATTCAACGTTGTGCAGCAGATCATGTGGCTGAGCAGACTATCACAGTGGTTAATTTACCAAATGATGAAATGAAGGGGCGAATTATTGGCCGTGAAGGCCGAAACATTCGAACACTTGAAACTTTAACAGGTATCGATCTAATCATTGATGATACGCCGGAAGCAGTTATTTTATCTGGATTTGATCCTATTCGTCGTGAAATCGCCAGGTTGTCTCTGGAAAAATTGATTATTGACGGACGAATTCATCCAGCAAGAATTGAAGAAATGGTCAAAAAATCTCAAAAAGAGGTTGACGCTCACATTAAAGAAGTAGGTGAGCAGGCTTGTTTTGATACAGGAATTCATGGACTTCATCCCGAAATCATAAAACTTCTGGGACGTTTAAAATACCGTACCTCTTATGGTCAGAATGTTTTAAAACATTCGATTGAAGTATCTCATTTGGCTGGTATCATGGCAGCAGAATTGGATGCGAATATTAAAGTGGCAAAAAGGGCAGGTTTGCTTCATGATATCGGAAAAGCGATAGATCACGAAGTGGAAGGTCCTCATGTTGAGATTGGTGTTAATTTACTGAAGAAATATAAAGAAAATAAAAATGTTATCCACGCTGTTGAAGCTCATCATGGTGATGTTGAAGCCCGTACCATTGAAGCGGTACTGGTGCAGTCAGCAGATGCCATTTCAGCAGCTCGACCGGGAGCTCGAAGAGAGACTCTGGTATCTTATATTCAGCGACTTCAAGAGCTTGAAACGATTGCTACATCCTTTGAAGGAGTAGAAAAATCGTATGCTATCCAGGCAGGTAGAGAAGTTAGAATCATGGTCAAACCAGATCAGGTTAACGATGATGAAATGATCCTCTTATCACGGGATATTGCCAAGAAAATTGAAGCTGAGATGGAATACCCAGGTAACATTAAAGTGAATCTGATTCGGGAAACCCGAGCCAGTGATTTTGCAAAATAA
- the recA gene encoding recombinase RecA, translating into MTDKNKALEAALKNIEKSFGKGAVMRLGDEGAKLEIDVISTSSIGLDMALGIGGVPRGRVVEIYGPESSGKTTLTLHIVAEAQKTGGNAAFVDAEHALDPVYAKALGVDIDNLLVAQPDTGEQALEIVEALVRSNALDVVVIDSVAALVPKAEIDGEMGDSHMGLQARLMSQALRKLTGIIKKSNTTVIFINQLREKIGVTFGNPETTTGGRALKFYSSVRIDVRRIESLKKGQDLIGNRTRAKIVKNKIAPPFKTAEFDIMYGKGISKEGDLLDVGVELDIVNKSGSWFSYKEHRLGQGRDNSKEFLAANPDIADEIEKEIRQHYAALNQPELQETVLEDDENEPNEDDYFETEEF; encoded by the coding sequence ATGACCGATAAAAACAAAGCGCTGGAGGCAGCGCTGAAAAATATCGAAAAGAGTTTTGGAAAAGGTGCGGTGATGCGTCTGGGTGATGAAGGTGCAAAACTTGAAATTGATGTAATTTCTACATCATCTATTGGGCTTGATATGGCACTGGGAATTGGTGGTGTTCCAAGAGGCCGAGTAGTTGAAATTTATGGGCCGGAATCATCGGGGAAGACAACATTAACCTTGCATATTGTCGCAGAAGCTCAAAAAACTGGTGGCAATGCGGCATTTGTGGATGCTGAACATGCCCTTGATCCAGTTTACGCCAAGGCTCTAGGTGTGGATATTGATAATCTGCTGGTGGCTCAGCCAGATACGGGTGAACAGGCTCTGGAGATTGTTGAAGCATTAGTTCGTAGTAACGCGCTAGATGTTGTCGTTATTGATTCCGTAGCTGCTCTGGTTCCGAAGGCGGAAATTGACGGTGAAATGGGTGATTCCCATATGGGGCTCCAGGCCAGACTGATGTCACAGGCCTTGCGTAAATTGACGGGGATTATTAAAAAATCAAATACAACAGTAATCTTTATCAATCAGTTACGAGAAAAAATTGGTGTTACTTTTGGAAATCCTGAAACAACTACAGGTGGTCGTGCCCTTAAATTTTATTCATCTGTACGAATTGATGTGCGACGAATTGAATCGCTTAAAAAAGGTCAGGATCTGATCGGGAATCGTACCAGAGCAAAGATTGTCAAAAATAAAATTGCGCCACCTTTTAAAACAGCTGAATTTGATATTATGTATGGTAAGGGGATTTCAAAAGAAGGGGATTTGTTAGATGTTGGTGTCGAACTAGACATTGTCAACAAGTCAGGATCGTGGTTCTCATATAAAGAACATCGATTAGGTCAAGGACGAGACAATTCAAAAGAATTTTTGGCAGCTAACCCAGATATTGCCGATGAAATTGAAAAAGAAATACGTCAACATTACGCGGCATTGAATCAACCAGAACTGCAGGAAACTGTTTTAGAAGATGATGAAAATGAACCAAATGAAGATGACTATTTTGAAACCGAAGAGTTTTAA
- a CDS encoding competence/damage-inducible protein A: protein MRCELISVGTELLVGDTLNTNVQFLSRELSLLGIRVYYHTTVGDNPERLKEAVKIAFDRSDLIITTGGLGPTQDDLTKEIIAELFGRQLIEDKQVKQDILSYFANREYPMTSNNFKQALIPEGATALHNDWGTAPGIYINQDDRQVFMLPGPPREMVHLFQSAVLPILDKNEKQLVISRYYNLSDIGESAAEDRLLDLIDKQKNPTIATYAKMGEVQVRITANGSNETEINALLDQYEALMFERFGNHIYSLTKESLNEAVCRMLLEKKITVATAESCSGGLIASQLTRYPGISEVFGMGLVTYSNEAKIKLLDVSPDTLEKYGAVSEETAREMCMGLRYTSGADCCIAVTGVAGPGGGTEEKPAGLVYIGVFYKNNLEVTRWHFKGERQVVQDKTAIKAFNLIRKAID from the coding sequence ATGAGATGTGAATTAATTTCAGTAGGAACTGAACTACTTGTTGGAGACACGCTAAATACCAATGTTCAGTTTCTTTCCCGGGAACTCTCGTTACTGGGGATTAGGGTGTATTATCATACCACTGTGGGAGACAACCCCGAGAGGTTAAAAGAAGCTGTCAAGATAGCCTTTGATCGCAGTGACCTGATTATTACAACTGGCGGACTTGGCCCAACTCAGGACGATTTGACCAAGGAAATTATTGCTGAATTGTTTGGGCGACAACTGATTGAAGACAAACAGGTGAAACAGGATATTCTGTCTTATTTTGCAAACCGCGAATATCCGATGACATCAAACAATTTTAAACAGGCACTGATACCTGAGGGGGCAACAGCACTGCATAATGATTGGGGTACTGCACCGGGAATTTACATTAATCAGGACGACCGGCAAGTTTTTATGCTTCCTGGACCACCAAGAGAAATGGTTCATTTATTTCAGTCAGCAGTATTGCCGATTTTGGATAAGAATGAGAAACAACTGGTGATTTCCCGTTATTATAACTTATCTGATATTGGAGAGTCGGCGGCTGAAGACCGACTTTTAGATTTGATTGATAAGCAAAAGAATCCTACAATTGCGACATACGCAAAGATGGGGGAAGTACAGGTCAGGATTACTGCCAATGGTAGTAATGAAACAGAAATTAATGCCCTATTGGATCAATATGAAGCTTTAATGTTCGAACGTTTTGGCAATCATATTTATTCTCTGACCAAGGAATCTTTAAACGAAGCAGTGTGCCGAATGCTTTTGGAAAAAAAGATTACAGTAGCAACTGCAGAATCTTGTTCCGGTGGTCTGATCGCTTCACAGTTAACGCGCTATCCGGGAATTTCTGAAGTCTTTGGAATGGGTCTGGTAACATATTCAAATGAAGCAAAGATAAAACTACTTGATGTTTCACCGGATACACTTGAGAAATATGGAGCTGTAAGCGAAGAAACTGCCCGTGAAATGTGTATGGGATTAAGGTATACTTCTGGGGCAGACTGTTGTATTGCGGTTACTGGCGTGGCTGGTCCTGGCGGAGGGACTGAAGAAAAACCTGCTGGATTGGTTTATATTGGTGTATTCTATAAAAATAATTTAGAGGTTACACGTTGGCATTTTAAAGGCGAGCGACAAGTTGTTCAGGACAAGACTGCTATTAAAGCATTCAATCTGATTAGAAAAGCTATAGATTAG
- the pgsA gene encoding CDP-diacylglycerol--glycerol-3-phosphate 3-phosphatidyltransferase: MNLPNKITVVRIVMIPFFIAALLIQFPYHQPIAAALFVIAALTDSLDGYLARSRNLVTDFGKFMDPLADKLLVCSALICFVQLGSVPAWMVIIIIAREFAITGLRTLAASDGIVIAASKWGKAKTISQMIAIVIILINNWPFSMWNIPMGSIMMVIATILTLISGIDYLVINRKVFKTM; the protein is encoded by the coding sequence ATGAATTTACCTAATAAGATTACAGTTGTGAGAATTGTGATGATTCCATTTTTTATCGCAGCCTTACTGATTCAATTTCCTTACCATCAGCCCATAGCCGCTGCATTATTTGTGATTGCAGCTTTAACCGACAGTCTAGACGGTTATCTGGCTAGAAGTCGAAATCTGGTTACAGATTTTGGTAAGTTTATGGATCCGCTAGCCGATAAACTTTTGGTTTGCTCGGCCTTGATCTGTTTTGTTCAGTTGGGTTCGGTTCCAGCATGGATGGTTATTATTATAATTGCCAGAGAATTTGCGATAACAGGCCTAAGAACCCTTGCGGCATCAGATGGAATAGTTATTGCTGCCAGTAAATGGGGAAAAGCTAAAACAATTTCTCAGATGATTGCGATTGTAATTATTTTAATCAATAATTGGCCATTTTCAATGTGGAATATTCCGATGGGATCTATTATGATGGTGATCGCGACGATTCTAACTTTGATTTCTGGAATTGATTATCTGGTTATTAATAGAAAAGTATTTAAAACCATGTAA
- the rimO gene encoding 30S ribosomal protein S12 methylthiotransferase RimO: MKDVPAIKIHITTLGCDKNTIDSELMAGLLKQGQRELVESPQAAQVIIVNTCCFIQEAKEESIDYILEYVKLKEEGNCETLIVAGCMAQRYHQELADEIPEIDGFLGVGHFDKILEIIEEKATKKSYFEDIEHNYAVNIERVLPEGATTAYIRISEGCDHGCTYCAIPAIRGKYRSRALKEIFEELSYLEKNGIKEIILIGQDIAPYGKDLADEMSLPLLLNAISDSFHFKWIRMLYLYPEGVTDELLQVIKNNPSICQYFDIPLQHTQTEVLKRMGRKMTTDMIAMVVKKIKSILPDAVLRTTLITGFPGETNVQHEELLKNIKNFEFDHLGVFKYSCEEGTPAALFSDQIDDAVKEERYHEIMRTQQLISKKTKERFVGKILDVLIEEQEEEIFYGRFYGFAPEIDGQVIIEKPKAKLVRGHIIPVKIINSLEYDLIGEV; this comes from the coding sequence TTGAAAGACGTACCAGCAATTAAAATACATATCACGACTTTAGGGTGTGATAAAAATACCATTGATTCAGAATTGATGGCCGGGCTTCTAAAACAAGGACAACGAGAACTTGTGGAGAGTCCGCAAGCGGCACAGGTTATTATTGTCAATACCTGTTGTTTTATTCAGGAAGCTAAAGAAGAATCCATTGATTATATACTGGAATATGTTAAACTTAAAGAAGAAGGAAACTGTGAAACGCTGATTGTAGCTGGTTGTATGGCTCAGCGTTATCATCAGGAACTGGCAGATGAAATTCCAGAAATCGACGGTTTTTTAGGGGTTGGACATTTTGATAAAATTCTCGAAATTATTGAAGAAAAAGCAACAAAAAAATCTTATTTTGAGGATATAGAACATAATTATGCAGTGAATATAGAACGCGTCTTGCCTGAAGGAGCAACTACAGCCTATATAAGAATCAGTGAGGGCTGTGATCATGGTTGTACTTATTGTGCTATTCCGGCGATCCGCGGTAAATATCGGAGTCGGGCATTAAAAGAAATTTTTGAGGAGTTAAGCTATCTTGAAAAAAACGGAATAAAGGAGATCATCCTTATTGGCCAGGATATAGCGCCATACGGCAAGGATCTAGCTGATGAAATGTCGTTACCACTACTACTTAATGCAATTTCGGATTCCTTTCATTTTAAGTGGATTCGAATGCTTTACCTGTACCCGGAAGGTGTGACTGATGAATTGCTTCAGGTGATTAAAAATAACCCTAGTATATGTCAGTATTTTGATATTCCCCTTCAGCATACTCAGACTGAGGTGCTAAAAAGAATGGGACGTAAAATGACTACAGATATGATAGCGATGGTTGTTAAAAAAATTAAATCGATACTCCCTGATGCAGTTCTGAGGACCACCCTAATCACCGGTTTTCCCGGTGAGACAAACGTACAGCATGAGGAATTGCTAAAGAATATTAAAAATTTTGAATTTGACCATCTAGGGGTTTTTAAATATTCCTGTGAGGAAGGGACACCAGCCGCCTTATTCTCGGATCAGATAGATGATGCAGTCAAGGAAGAACGATATCACGAAATAATGAGGACCCAGCAGCTTATTTCAAAAAAGACAAAAGAACGTTTCGTTGGTAAAATCCTTGATGTATTGATTGAAGAGCAGGAAGAAGAAATTTTTTATGGACGTTTCTACGGATTTGCACCGGAAATTGACGGGCAGGTGATTATTGAAAAACCTAAAGCAAAACTTGTTCGGGGGCATATAATACCCGTTAAGATAATTAACAGTCTGGAGTATGATTTAATAGGGGAGGTTTAA
- a CDS encoding DNA translocase FtsK 4TM domain-containing protein — MATEKKSTAKNTGRKKQASKKNTKSKVSEKNLKGKELLLGICLIVAGLLGAYSFISFNAGVLGDGISFVLSYLFGVATLIVCAYLVLLGIVLTLHKLEFWKSTFLLSIILLVNFMILFTINTPNLTDYTVVQLFSLAQYGQYGGIIGILIARLLILLLAKQGTILLVSVVSILVLLVIFKEVLKKYLQKFQEWRKNGPTFGEMAEGKIAEKREQQRIKNEAKATKNRTSETTFIPPVNDYGDVTHLFDPINEEMIESASQFESKSLEYEQAEEKSHKKLFEPVKKDSKKAKSKDPFGFEDEEKSKSGSQISTAFEPIELKGREASNPTELFKAVEGKDSYHFPELDLLNPPTSKKKTKKNDVLKKAKTIENTLDNFGVKAKIIEVNVGPSITRFELALDAGVKVNKFVNLSNDLALALATSDIRIEAPIPGKAAVGIEVPNDVSEVVGIREIIESPAFQNAKSPLTFALGKTLSGEGVIGDIGKMPHVLIAGATGSGKSVCINSIIISLLYKSSPEELRFIMVDPKMVELNQYNAIPHLLIPVVTDPKKAAHALNWGLKEMTDRYSLFKEAGVRDIEGYNARIEGGEKLPRIVIVIDELADLMITSPKECENAICRIAQLARACGIHLIIATQRPSVDVITGLIKANIPSRIAFAVASNTDSRTILDTGGAEKLLGKGDMLYFPVGQSKPTRVQCTYVSDGEINRIIEAVKQLDTQYDESIEEALEVEQVEEKKAQKSGDVLTEDAMNIAFEYNQISTSMIQRKLQVGYARAGRIIDELEERGLISGPNGSKPRQILVDEADYRRG; from the coding sequence ATGGCAACTGAAAAAAAATCAACAGCAAAAAATACTGGAAGAAAAAAGCAGGCTTCTAAAAAAAATACTAAAAGTAAAGTGTCAGAGAAAAATTTAAAGGGCAAGGAACTGCTATTAGGGATTTGTCTTATAGTAGCTGGTCTACTGGGCGCCTACTCCTTTATTAGTTTTAACGCTGGTGTGCTGGGAGATGGAATAAGTTTTGTATTATCATACCTGTTTGGAGTGGCAACCTTAATTGTCTGTGCCTATTTAGTTTTGTTAGGTATAGTCCTGACACTTCATAAGCTTGAATTTTGGAAGTCAACTTTTCTTTTATCAATTATTTTGCTTGTCAATTTTATGATTCTTTTTACCATCAATACACCCAATTTGACTGATTATACGGTTGTTCAGCTTTTTAGTCTTGCCCAATACGGGCAATATGGGGGAATAATCGGGATTCTTATAGCCAGGCTTTTGATTTTGCTATTGGCAAAACAGGGGACGATTCTTTTAGTAAGCGTCGTATCAATTCTGGTGTTATTGGTGATCTTCAAGGAAGTGCTGAAAAAGTATCTGCAGAAATTTCAAGAGTGGCGTAAAAATGGCCCAACCTTTGGTGAAATGGCTGAAGGTAAAATCGCAGAGAAAAGAGAACAACAAAGAATTAAAAATGAAGCAAAAGCTACAAAAAACAGAACTTCTGAAACGACTTTCATTCCACCCGTCAATGATTATGGAGATGTAACCCATCTGTTTGATCCAATTAATGAAGAAATGATTGAATCCGCGTCGCAATTTGAATCGAAGTCACTTGAGTATGAACAAGCAGAGGAAAAGTCACATAAAAAGTTGTTCGAACCAGTGAAAAAAGATTCAAAAAAGGCGAAGTCAAAAGACCCTTTTGGTTTTGAAGATGAAGAAAAAAGCAAAAGCGGCAGCCAAATATCAACGGCCTTTGAACCGATTGAGTTAAAGGGGCGGGAAGCTTCAAATCCGACAGAATTATTCAAAGCGGTAGAAGGCAAAGATTCATATCATTTTCCCGAATTGGATTTACTGAATCCACCAACATCAAAAAAAAAGACAAAAAAAAATGATGTTTTAAAAAAAGCGAAGACGATTGAAAATACACTTGATAACTTTGGAGTGAAAGCTAAAATTATCGAAGTGAATGTAGGCCCGAGTATCACTCGGTTTGAACTGGCTTTGGATGCAGGAGTAAAAGTTAATAAATTTGTTAATTTATCAAATGACCTTGCACTGGCTCTGGCAACCTCAGATATTCGAATAGAGGCACCAATACCTGGTAAAGCCGCGGTGGGAATTGAAGTGCCCAATGATGTTTCAGAAGTGGTTGGTATTCGCGAAATTATCGAATCTCCAGCCTTTCAGAATGCCAAAAGTCCATTGACTTTTGCACTCGGTAAAACACTTTCAGGTGAAGGTGTGATAGGTGATATTGGAAAAATGCCCCATGTTTTAATCGCTGGAGCAACAGGGTCGGGTAAAAGCGTCTGCATTAACAGTATTATTATAAGTCTTTTGTATAAATCATCCCCGGAAGAATTGCGGTTTATAATGGTTGATCCCAAAATGGTTGAACTCAATCAGTATAACGCAATTCCACATCTTTTGATTCCTGTGGTGACAGATCCCAAGAAGGCAGCTCATGCTCTGAATTGGGGACTTAAAGAAATGACAGACCGTTATTCTTTATTTAAAGAAGCAGGTGTACGGGATATTGAAGGTTATAATGCCCGGATTGAAGGCGGAGAAAAACTGCCGCGAATTGTCATTGTCATTGATGAGTTGGCAGATTTGATGATTACCTCACCCAAAGAGTGTGAAAATGCCATCTGTCGAATAGCTCAGCTGGCAAGAGCCTGTGGTATTCATCTGATTATTGCCACTCAACGTCCATCAGTGGATGTAATCACGGGGCTTATTAAAGCTAATATTCCTTCAAGAATCGCTTTTGCGGTGGCTTCCAATACTGATTCCAGAACGATTCTGGATACTGGCGGGGCAGAAAAACTTTTAGGAAAAGGAGATATGCTCTACTTTCCCGTGGGTCAATCGAAGCCGACTCGTGTGCAGTGTACTTATGTATCGGATGGTGAAATAAATCGGATTATAGAAGCCGTCAAGCAGTTGGATACCCAATATGATGAATCGATCGAAGAAGCGCTGGAGGTGGAGCAAGTAGAAGAGAAAAAGGCTCAAAAATCTGGGGATGTGTTAACTGAAGACGCAATGAACATTGCTTTTGAATATAATCAGATATCGACTTCGATGATACAAAGAAAACTCCAGGTCGGCTATGCCCGAGCTGGTCGAATCATCGATGAATTGGAAGAACGTGGACTGATATCCGGTCCGAACGGTAGTAAACCCCGTCAGATTTTGGTTGACGAGGCAGATTATCGAAGGGGGTAG
- the dut gene encoding dUTP diphosphatase — protein sequence MKTCVIKVYNESKYPLPEYKTSGSAGMDVRANITEPLFMLPKKVYTIPTGLYIELPYGIEAQIRARSGLAVNHGISLVNGIGTIDSDYRGEIKIPMINLLDKPYHLQAGERVAQIVYATYLKGEFFVVDNKEEMTETLRGSGGFGHTGQS from the coding sequence ATGAAAACCTGTGTTATAAAAGTTTACAATGAGTCTAAGTATCCCTTGCCGGAATACAAAACTAGTGGTTCGGCAGGGATGGACGTTAGAGCGAATATAACAGAACCCCTGTTTATGCTTCCTAAGAAAGTCTATACGATTCCCACAGGCCTTTATATTGAACTGCCTTACGGAATTGAAGCACAGATACGGGCAAGAAGTGGACTGGCAGTTAATCATGGTATTTCTCTGGTTAACGGCATTGGAACGATTGATTCTGATTACCGGGGAGAGATTAAGATACCGATGATCAACCTTTTAGATAAACCATATCATCTGCAGGCTGGTGAACGGGTTGCACAGATTGTTTATGCGACATATCTAAAAGGCGAATTTTTCGTCGTTGATAATAAAGAAGAAATGACAGAGACACTTCGTGGTTCAGGTGGATTTGGGCATACAGGTCAATCATAA